In Rutidosis leptorrhynchoides isolate AG116_Rl617_1_P2 chromosome 2, CSIRO_AGI_Rlap_v1, whole genome shotgun sequence, one genomic interval encodes:
- the LOC139893914 gene encoding purple acid phosphatase 2-like, which produces MIGMNRAGLRSVYVLLLLGCLILGCVRLCNGISSTFATRNDISADMPLDSDVFAVPPGYNAPQQVHITQGDHDGKGVIVSWVTPDEPGSSEVIYWAENTDLKNYAVGTVVTYTYYNYSSPYIHHCTMKNLEYDTKYFYELGTGNATRQFWFTTPPKVGPDVPYTFGLIGDLGQTFDSNRTLTHYESNPAKGQAVLFVGDLSYADAYPLHDNNRWDSWARFLERNVAYQPWIWSAGNHEIDYLPDYGEGEPFKPYTHRYYVPYEESGSTSPLWYSIKRASAYIIVMSSYSAYAIYTPQYKWLVAELPKVNRTETPWLIVVMHSPFYTTYLHHYMEAETMRVVYEKFFVQYKVDVVFSGHVHAYERTGRVSNIAYNIENGLCTPKSDENAPVYITIGDGGNQEGLLYEMIDPQPAYSAFREPSYGHAIFEIKNRTHAYYGWHRNQDGYSVEADSMWFHNLYWNSSQTSSTASI; this is translated from the exons ATGATAGGTATGAATCGGGCCGGGTTAAGATCCGTTTATGTATTACTACTGTTGGGTTGTTTGATATTAGGATGTGTAAGATTATGCAATGGAATCAGTAGTACATTTGCAACAAGAAATGATATTAGTGCTGATATGCCATTAGATAGTGATGTTTTTGCAGTCCCACCTGGTTATAATGCTCCTCAACAG GTTCACATAACACAAGGGGATCACGACGGTAAAGGAGTGATTGTTTCTTGGGTTACACCAGACGAGCCCGGTTCAAGTGAAGTGATTTATTGGGCCGAAAATACGGATCTTAAAAACTATGCAGTAGGAACTGTTGTCACATACACATATTACAACTACAGTTCACCTTATATACATCACTGCACCATGAAGAATCTTGAA TACGATACAAAGTACTTTTACGAGCTTGGGACCGGAAATGCAACACGACAGTTCTGGTTTACGACACCTCCTAAAGTCGGGCCAGATGTTCCTTATACTTTCGGTCTTATCG GAGATCTTGGTCAAACGTTTGACTCTAACCGGACTTTGACTCATTACGAGTCAAACCCAGCAAAAGGCCAGGCTGTGTTGTTTGTTGGTGATCTCTCTTACGCAGATGCGTACCCGTTGCATGATAATAATAGGTGGGATTCATGGGCACGGTTTCTTGAACGAAACGTTGCGTACCAACCATGGATTTGGAGCGCCGGGAATCATGAAATCGATTATCTTCCCGATTAT GGTGAAGGTGAACCATTCAAGCCTTATACACACCGGTATTACGTACCATATGAAGAATCCGGAAGCACATCTCCTCTTTGGTACTCAATCAAGAGAGCTTCCGCTTACATCATTGTGATGTCATCGTACTCGGCTTATG CAATATATACACCTCAGTATAAATGGCTCGTAGCGGAGCTACCCAAAGTGAACCGAACCGAGACACCATGGCTTATTGTGGTTATGCATAGTCCCTTTTACACTACGTATCTGCATCATTATATGGAAGCGGAAACAATGAGAGTCGTGTATGAAAAATTCTTTGTTCAATACAAAGTTGATGTCGTGTTTTCAGGACATGTTCATGCCTACGAACGAACT GGACGAGTATCAAATATTGCTTACAATATTGAGAACGGATTATGCACACCTAAAAGTGACGAAAATGCCCCTGTTTACATAACCATTGGTGACGGAGGAAACCAAGAAGGATTACTATACGA AATGATTGATCCTCAACCGGCTTATTCAGCTTTTAGGGAACCAAGTTATGGTCATGCAATATTTGAGATTAAAAACAGGACTCATGCTTATTACGGCTGGCATAGAAATCAAGACGGTTATTCTGTCGAAGCAGACTCGATGTGGTTTCATAATTTATACTGGAATTCATCACAGACCTCTTCAACTGCATCAATTTGA